The Deltaproteobacteria bacterium genomic interval GCGCGGCGAGGCTGCAGATGGTGAGAAAGGCTCCCCCGTGGTTGGCGTTGACGAAGCTCGTGGTGATGAGCCCGCCGCCGCCGCCGGCCGGGGTGTAGAAGAGGAGCGGGCGTCCGGGGGCGACGATGGCGCCCAAAAAGCCGACGAAGGCCAAGACGACGCCGGTGACCACGAACGCGATGAGCAGGCGCCGGCGGTACTGGGAGCGATGGAGGCTGTTGTGGGCCAGGATGAAGGCCATGGCCGCCGCGCCGATCTTCAAGAGCTCCCAGGACGTGGCCGTGGGATCGAGGGACAGGGCGTGCCACCCGCCGCCCCCGCCGACGCCGGAGAGCGAGACGCCGAGCATCTCGGCGGTGGCAGGGCTCAGGAGCCGCACGAGCGCCATCGGCAGGGGCACGAGCTGAAGCGCGGTGAAGGCGAAGACTCCGAGGAGCACGGCGCCGTACCACGGCACGGTCAGTCGGGCGTGCTTCGCGCGCCGGTAGGCCCAGAGTAGGCCCACGAGCAGGGCGGCCAGGATGGAGAACACGGCGATGGTGGCGCGATGGCCGCCGCCGAGGGCGAGCGCGGCGCCGAGCGCGACGAGAATGAGTCCTCCCTCCCTGACCGGGCGACCCCACGTCAGGATCCCGCTCGCTTTCCCTGGGCTCACGATCGTTCCTTCGGCTAAGGGGGTGTCCCTCGTGGCGCGGCGAGGCCGTGCGGGCTCGAGCCGCGCCGGGTCCTAAGAGTTACCGGAAGACCCGCCGCCGCGAAAGCCCCCATTTTCCCGGCGCCGGGGCTCTGCGTGGGGTTCGGCGGTGAGGACAGCCGTAGCGATCACGGGACGATCCACCGCGCCGAGCGAGAGCGGAGCGCCGGTGGCGAGAAGAGTCACCCGGCCACGGCGATGGGACGTCTTCATTGCGCGGGCTCGACCTGGCGCTAAGCGAGCCCTGCATTGAGGGGCACCCTCTTCCTAAGCCCCATTTCGCTCGCGTGGGCAGCTATGCGGGGGAACGCTGCAGTCACGCACGGTCTACGGCCGAGGGCCAAGCCAGGCGCTGCCGGACGCGAAGCCGAGACTCTGAGACGCGAGCGGTTCGTCTCCGGCGGGAGGCAGGCGCGGCCTCCACCAGGCCGTGGTCGTGGCGTCGTCGCGCAGCCAGGCCAAAGTCCTCTGGACACCCGATTCGAGGTCGAGGGGCGGCGCGCCGCAGAGGCTGGCGATCGGCGCGTAGTCGACGCCATGAGCCAGGGTCAGATTGCCCAAGCGTGTGCTGTCGAAGGGGATCCTTCGCAAGCCCAGCCCCCCGAGTGTGTCGCCCGCGCGGGCCGCGAGACGCGCGAGCGGTAGGGGGAGCGTGCGGATCGGTGGTGCGCCCATGGCGGTCTGGAAGCAGGAGGCCCAAAGGCTCAGGGGCACCGACGGGTAGTCACCGAGGAAGAAGGTTCGGCGGTGAACAGCCGGGTGCGGCGCAGCTAGCAGGCAGGCGAGCTGGTGGACCGTGTTCTCGACGTACCCGAGCGGTTTGAGCAACGGCGGACCGCCCAGGTGCACGTAGAGGCCGCGCCGCAGCAGGCGCAGGAAGTGCACGTAGTGCTCGGCCATGCGCGGCCCCCAAATGGTGACAGGCCGTACGATCAACCAGGTCTTGCCCGCGCCGTCGCGGCGACGCCAGAGCTGCTCTGCGGCGACCTTGCTCTCGCCGTAGGCGGTGGTGGCATGAAACGCGAGGTCGCTCGGCGGCACGGCGGCCCTATCCCAGACGCGAATCGTGGAGGCGAGGACCGCGCGCTCGATCGCTGGGAGCTTGGCGAGCACGTCGAGCACGGTCTCGACGCCACGGTCGTTGGCGGCGTAGTCGGCGACCGACGGCGCACCTTTGCCCGCCGCGACGTCGGTCCGGGCGGCGAGGTGCACGAGCGCGTCGGCCTCGAACTCCTGCAGGGCGCGTCCAAGCGAGGTCTTGGCAAGCACGTCGCATGGCGCGAAGCGCGCACCCGGGGGTAGTTCGGCGCGCGGCGGGCGCAGGTCGAGCGCGAGGACCGTGAGCCCTCGCCGGGCGAGCTCGTCCACGAGGTGGCTACCGACAAAGCCCGAGCTCCCCGTCACGGCGACACGTTGCACGGTAACCTCCTTCATGCGCGCCATTTGAGGTCTCGCTGCGCGAAGGGGGCGCGGGTCGCGGCGGTCGCCACGCCGATCGTCCGTCGCGCGAGGGCGGCAAGGGGGCCTCGCGCTGCGCCGAGCAGAAAGCGCCGTGCGAGGTAACCGCGTTGCTCGAGGTTCAGCAAGAAGTAGCGTGGGTGCGTGAGGCCGAGACGGCTCCGCGTCCGCAGGTTGAGGCGGGCGAGCGTACGATCGATCTCCGCCGTCAGCTCGGGGTAGCGTGCCGGAGGGATGCCCTTCGCGAGTCGCAACGATGCGTTGTGGTGGTGGAGCTGGTGCAGCGGAGCCGTCGGCAGCTCACCGGCCCGTCGCAGCTCTTCGTGGAGCTCGGTGCCGGGGTACGGAATGAAATAGGAGTGTACGCTCCCCACCTCGCCGTTCGCGTCCACACGATGCACCATCTCGAGCGTTTGTCGGAAGTCGTCCTCGGTCTCCCAGGGGAAACCGAACATGAAGAACGCATTGAGCAGGAGTCCCTCGGACTTGATGAGCCTGGCGGCCTCGAGCATCTCTTCCCGGGTCGTGCCCTTCTTGACCCGCGCGATGGTGCGGGGGCTGCCGGACTCGATCCCCAGCGTGATCGATCGGCAGCCGGCCCGCTTCATGGCGCGGAGCAGCTCCGAGGTGACGAGGTTCGCGCGGGTCTCGCAGCGCCAGACGACGTCGAGGCGTGCGCGACGCAGGCGCTCGAGGAGCTCGGCCGTGCGGTGCCGGTCGAGTGCGAAGGTGTCATCGTCGAAGACGACGAGGCGTACGCCGAAGCGAGCGCGGAGCTCGCGGAGCTGCTCGACCACGTATTCCGGGCCGTGGAAGCGGGGCTTGCGGGTCCAGAGCTTGTTCGAATCGCAATAGGTGCAGCGGTAGGGGCAGCCTCGGCTGGCGAAGAGCCGTCCATACGCGGCGGGGGGTAGCCGGTCAGTGGGGCTGAGCGGGAGGTAAAGGTGCTTTGCGGGGAAGGGGAGCCGATCCAGGTCGGGCAGAAGCGCGGGCGCCGTGCGGTCAGTCGACGGACCGTCGCTCCGGCGCGAGAGACCGGGAATACCCTCGAGCCTGCCGTGGCCGCAGAGCGCAGCTAGAAGGGCCACGAAGCTGACCTCGCCCTCGCCGCGAATGACGTAGTCCACGGTCGCCCCCTCGCTGAAGGCGAGCTCCGGCTTGACCGTGACGCCGATGCCTCCCATGACGATCACCGCGCGTGGATTCACTCGCTTCGCCAGTCGCGCGAGCTCGTGAGCTGCGGCGAACTGCGAGATCATCACCGAGATGCCGAAGACGTCGAACGCCTGCGTGCGCAAGAAGGCCTCGAGCTTCTGCCAGGCGAAGAAGGAGGGGTCGAAGAGGTTCTTCTCGTACTGCGCGGGGTCGATGGCATCGCGTGAAGCACCAAAGGCGGGGAAGGCGAGGCTGTCGGGGTTGATGAACCGCACGGGATAGCCGGCAGCGTCGACGGAGGCTGCCAGTGTGGCGAGCCCCGACGGCACGTAGGGGAAGCTGCGCCCGAAGAAGACCTCGAAGGGGCTCGTCGAGAGGAGGACC includes:
- a CDS encoding B12-binding domain-containing radical SAM protein translates to MRPLSPALATLPRRPRVLLSTSPFEVFFGRSFPYVPSGLATLAASVDAAGYPVRFINPDSLAFPAFGASRDAIDPAQYEKNLFDPSFFAWQKLEAFLRTQAFDVFGISVMISQFAAAHELARLAKRVNPRAVIVMGGIGVTVKPELAFSEGATVDYVIRGEGEVSFVALLAALCGHGRLEGIPGLSRRSDGPSTDRTAPALLPDLDRLPFPAKHLYLPLSPTDRLPPAAYGRLFASRGCPYRCTYCDSNKLWTRKPRFHGPEYVVEQLRELRARFGVRLVVFDDDTFALDRHRTAELLERLRRARLDVVWRCETRANLVTSELLRAMKRAGCRSITLGIESGSPRTIARVKKGTTREEMLEAARLIKSEGLLLNAFFMFGFPWETEDDFRQTLEMVHRVDANGEVGSVHSYFIPYPGTELHEELRRAGELPTAPLHQLHHHNASLRLAKGIPPARYPELTAEIDRTLARLNLRTRSRLGLTHPRYFLLNLEQRGYLARRFLLGAARGPLAALARRTIGVATAATRAPFAQRDLKWRA
- a CDS encoding NAD(P)-dependent oxidoreductase; protein product: MQRVAVTGSSGFVGSHLVDELARRGLTVLALDLRPPRAELPPGARFAPCDVLAKTSLGRALQEFEADALVHLAARTDVAAGKGAPSVADYAANDRGVETVLDVLAKLPAIERAVLASTIRVWDRAAVPPSDLAFHATTAYGESKVAAEQLWRRRDGAGKTWLIVRPVTIWGPRMAEHYVHFLRLLRRGLYVHLGGPPLLKPLGYVENTVHQLACLLAAPHPAVHRRTFFLGDYPSVPLSLWASCFQTAMGAPPIRTLPLPLARLAARAGDTLGGLGLRRIPFDSTRLGNLTLAHGVDYAPIASLCGAPPLDLESGVQRTLAWLRDDATTTAWWRPRLPPAGDEPLASQSLGFASGSAWLGPRP